In the Neomonachus schauinslandi chromosome 13, ASM220157v2, whole genome shotgun sequence genome, one interval contains:
- the ENTR1 gene encoding endosome-associated-trafficking regulator 1 isoform X3, with product MAGYARRPGVPPLSRARXXXXXXDDKLGDLAEANPFSFKEFLKTKNLSLSGEDTANNRIYSKEATRHSLGLSRNSPTSQTVGYGLEYQQPFFEDPTGAGDLLDEDEDEDEDDGWNGAYLPSTVEQTRSSGVAASTSPCSTYVSFFSAPSELVAPETLPPWTLSDSDSRASPAGSPGTDFAAHGESLGDRHLRTLQISYEALKDENSKLRRKLTEVQSFSETQTEMVRTLERKLEAKMIKEESDYHDLESVVQQVEQNLELMTKRAVKAENHVMKLKQEISLLQAQVSNFKRENEVLRSGQGASLTVVKQNTDVALQNLRVVMNTAHSSIKQLVSGAETLNLVAEILKSIDRISEIKDEEEES from the exons TAGATGATAAACTTGGAGATCTTGCAGAGGCCAATCCATTCTCCTTTAAAGAGTTTCTGAAAACCAAGAACCTCAGCCTGTCAGGAGAGGATACAGCCAACAACAGGATTTATTCAAAG GAAGCCACGAGACACTCACTGGGACTCAGCCGCAACTCCCCGACCTCCCAGACCGTGGGGTATGGCTTAGAATATCAGCAGCCATTTTTTGAAGACCCTACAGGGGCTGGCGATCTTCTGGACGAGGACGAAGACGAGGATGAGGACGACGGGTGGAATGGGGCCTACCTGCCATCCACTGTGGAGCAGACCCGCTCCTCTGGGGTCGCCGCCAGCACGTCACCCTGCAGCACATACGTCTCCTTTTTCTCTGCCCCGTCGGAGTTGGTGGCGCCCGAGACGCTGCCCCCGTGGACGCTGAGCGACTCTGACTCTCGCGCCTCTCCGGCAGGGAGCCCCGGCACAGACTTTGCGGCCCATGGAGAGTCTCTGGGAGACAGGCATCTCCGGACACTGCAGATAAGCTATGAAGCA CTGAAAGATGAAAATTCTAAGCTGAGAAGGAAGCTGACTGAGGTTCAGAGCTTCTCTGAGACTCAAACAGAAAT GGTGAGGACGTTGGAGCGGAAGCTGGAAGCCAAAATGATCAAGGAGGAAAGTGACTACCACGATCTGGAGTCAGTGGTCCAGCAGGTGGAGCAGAACCTGGAGCTGATGACG aAACGGGCTGTGAAGGCAGAAAACCACGTCATGAAGCTGAAACAGGAGATCAGCTTGCTCCAG GCACAGGTCTCTAACTTCAAGCGTGAGAATGAAGTCTTGCGGTCTGGCCAGGGCGCCAGCCTGACGGTGGTGAAGCAGAACACCGACGTGGCCTTGCAGAACCTCCGCGTCGTCATGAACACTGCCCACTCCTCAATAAA GCAGCTGGTTTCTGGAGCTGAAACGTTGAATCTTGTTGCTGAAATCCTTAAATCTATAGACAGAATTTCTGAAATtaaagatgaggaggaggagtcTTGA